From Caminibacter mediatlanticus TB-2, the proteins below share one genomic window:
- a CDS encoding intermembrane transport protein PqiB translates to MDNIKEVKVKKRETNFIIWILPIISLMVGGWLIYKYYSNLGPLIEIYFKNSGGLEPKKSFVRFRDVKVGVVEDIELLKNGVLVKVRMHNDVRPFLNKTTRFWIVKPVLGINKIQGLEALITGPYIQMYAKADKFTKKKFIGLEEPPLDSAILNGKIIKLISDTSYGLKEKMPVFYKDIVVGSIIKKELKNDKVIFYISIKKEYEKYINNTTKFWNIRGLDISLDKDNIKLKIPPLSEIIIGGIAFDTLEFDKNLSKKEFILYGSKSDAYENKLGKDSKYIDVLLKIKNYKNAMLRVGKGVYFKGFKVGYINYLSSNLDSKFNVITNCYLKIDESAFRGKKGFERALKNGLRATILTDNPLFNNVKIKLFLEGKGVVKKYQNYYVIPVEKIREVSLIDKLNMIFTKIEKIDFEKISNNLNRFIFDADISLREVSNNLNKVINNFNYLVENNETKTLPKNLNKTLLEIQKLSKSYNNRSILYIKLNEILKNINKSILLFEKIEKKIDNKPNALIFGD, encoded by the coding sequence GTGGATAATATTAAGGAAGTAAAAGTAAAAAAAAGAGAAACAAATTTTATTATATGGATACTACCAATAATTTCATTGATGGTTGGAGGATGGCTTATTTATAAATATTATTCAAATTTAGGTCCTTTAATTGAGATTTATTTTAAAAATAGTGGAGGATTGGAGCCTAAAAAATCTTTTGTTAGATTTAGAGATGTTAAAGTTGGGGTAGTAGAGGATATTGAACTTTTAAAAAATGGTGTCTTAGTTAAAGTTAGAATGCATAATGATGTTAGACCATTTTTAAATAAAACTACAAGATTTTGGATTGTAAAACCAGTTTTAGGTATCAATAAAATACAAGGATTAGAGGCTTTAATTACAGGTCCTTATATTCAAATGTATGCAAAAGCAGACAAATTTACAAAAAAGAAGTTTATTGGATTAGAAGAGCCACCTCTTGATAGTGCTATTTTAAATGGTAAAATTATTAAATTAATATCAGATACTTCTTATGGACTTAAAGAAAAAATGCCAGTTTTTTATAAAGATATTGTAGTTGGAAGTATAATAAAAAAAGAATTAAAAAATGATAAAGTAATTTTTTATATTTCTATAAAAAAAGAGTATGAAAAATATATAAATAATACAACTAAATTTTGGAATATTAGAGGTCTTGATATTAGTTTAGATAAAGATAATATTAAACTCAAAATTCCTCCACTAAGTGAAATAATAATCGGTGGTATTGCTTTTGATACATTGGAGTTTGATAAAAATTTATCTAAAAAAGAGTTTATTTTATATGGTTCTAAAAGTGATGCATATGAAAATAAATTAGGAAAAGATAGTAAATATATTGATGTATTATTAAAAATAAAAAATTATAAAAATGCAATGCTTAGAGTAGGTAAAGGTGTTTATTTTAAAGGCTTTAAAGTAGGGTATATTAATTATTTAAGTTCAAATTTAGATAGTAAATTTAATGTAATAACTAATTGTTATTTAAAAATTGATGAAAGTGCTTTTAGAGGAAAAAAAGGTTTTGAAAGAGCATTAAAAAATGGATTAAGAGCTACAATACTTACTGATAATCCATTATTTAATAATGTTAAAATAAAACTTTTTTTAGAAGGAAAAGGAGTAGTTAAAAAATATCAAAATTATTATGTTATACCAGTAGAGAAAATTAGAGAAGTTAGTTTAATTGATAAATTAAATATGATATTTACAAAAATTGAGAAAATAGACTTTGAAAAAATTTCAAATAATTTAAATAGATTTATATTTGATGCTGATATAAGTTTAAGAGAAGTTTCTAATAATCTAAATAAGGTTATTAATAATTTTAATTATTTAGTAGAAAATAATGAAACAAAAACTTTACCAAAAAATTTAAATAAAACTTTATTAGAAATTCAAAAATTGTCAAAAAGTTATAACAATAGGTCAATTTTATATATTAAATTGAATGAAATATTAAAAAATATAAATAAGTCTATTTTACTTTTTGAGAAAATTGAAAAGAAAATTGATAATAAACCAAACGCTTTAATTTTTGGAGATTAG